In Lates calcarifer isolate ASB-BC8 linkage group LG15, TLL_Latcal_v3, whole genome shotgun sequence, one genomic interval encodes:
- the siglec15l gene encoding sialic acid-binding Ig-like lectin 15, with the protein MVVSPEVTVSRGEDAVLNCSFTHPQQQSYSGTITVKWARAPDSVFFSCSVRNESMERPTNCSFPGLKHSLHGDPRRGELSLLIREVQLSDNNEYVCRVELDRQRDYREKKIQLHVKGNTTRRLQCEVEGNPLPKLVWLLVSRKMMENQVMTTQTGLYRVTSSVPYSEEEVLTCRVESKLGEAERTYPPSNSVVVKTPLIVRGLVTVLLLISAGVIVYCLRNRRAGASPDPVCENVGTMNDRLQRSSSPAGGDVELQVAHSLRSV; encoded by the exons ATGGTGGTCTCTCCAGAGGTCACTGTCTCCAGAGGAGAAGACGCCGTCCTCAACTGCTCCTTCACTCATCCCCAACAACAGAGCTATTCAGGGACGATCACTGTGAAATGGGCCAGAGCACCAGATTCTGTGTTCTTCAGCTGTTCAGTTAGAAATGAGTCGATGGAAAGACCCACTAACTGTTCATTCCCTGGATTAAAACATTCTCTGCATGGAGATCCTCGGCGAGGGGAGCTGTCCCTCCTCATCAGGGAGGTACAGCTGAGTGATAACAATGAATACGTCTGCAGAGTGGAGCTGGACAGGCAGAGGGATtatagggaaaaaaagatacagCTTCATGTAAAAG GCAACACCACCCGCAGGCTGCAGTGTGAGGTGGAGGGTAACCCACTGCCTAAACTCGTCTGGCTGTTGGTCTCCAGgaaaatgatggaaaaccagGTGATGACCACTCAGACTGGTCTGTACCGAGTGACCAGCTCTGTGCCGtactcagaggaggaggtgttgaCCTGCAGGGTGGAGAGCAAGCTGGGTGAAGCAGAGAGGACGTATCCACCCAGTAACAGTGTTGTGGTGAAAACACCACTGATTGTACGAGGCCTCgtcacagtgctgctgctgatctcTGCAGGAGTCATCGTTTACTGCCTCAGAAACAGGAGAg CTGGAGCCAGTCCTGATCCTGTCTGTGAGAATGTTGGTACAA TGAATGATCGCCTGCAgcgctcctcctctcctgctggtGGCGACGTGGAGCTTCAGGTGGCTCACTCCCTGCGCTCAGTGTGA
- the LOC127139011 gene encoding sialic acid-binding Ig-like lectin 15: protein MWQQTPSFFLILSVIITGSLSASWNMVVSPEVTVSRGEDAVLNCSFTHPQQQSYSGTITVKWARAPDSVFFSCSVRNESMEGPTNCSFPGLKHSLHGDPRRGELSLLIREVQLSDNGEYVCRVELDRQRDYREKKIQLHVKGEPQILSLSVVETPSDSGNTTRRLQCEVEGNPLPKLVWLLVSRKMMENQVMTTQTALYRVTSSVPYSEEEVLTCRVESELGEAERTYPPSKTIQPSKTIAPVICGVLVPLLLLISAGVIVYCLRKRIGPDDASPVYGNADVVENHRVRASDSPADAEIQLVYSTISLTNSSPPLHVINSTQQHEEPGVLYSPVRE from the exons ATGTGGCAGCAgactccatctttctttcttattctgTCTGTGATCATCACAG GGTCTCTCTCAGCTTCTTGGAACATGGTGGTCTCTCCAGAGGTCACTGTCTCCAGAGGAGAAGACGCCGTCCTCAACTGCTCCTTCACTCATCCCCAACAACAGAGCTATTCAGGGACGATCACTGTGAAATGGGCCAGAGCACCAGATTCTGTGTTCTTCAGCTGTTCAGTTAGAAATGAGTCGATGGAAGGACCCACTAACTGTTCATTCCCTGGATTAAAACATTCTCTGCATGGAGATCCTCGGCGAGGGGAGCTGTCCCTCCTCATCAGGGAGGTACAGCTGAGTGATAACGGTGAATACGTCTGCAGAGTGGAGCTGGACAGGCAGAGGGATtatagggaaaaaaagatacagCTTCATGTAAAAG GTGAACCACAGATCCTGAGCCTCTCTGTGGTGGAGACTCCCTCTGACTCAGGCAACACCACCCGCAGGCTGCAGTGTGAGGTGGAGGGTAACCCACTGCCTAAACTCGTCTGGCTGTTGGTCTCCAGgaaaatgatggaaaaccagGTGATGACCACTCAGACTGCTCTGTACCGAGTGACCAGCTCTGTGCCGtactcagaggaggaggtgttgaCCTGCAGGGTGGAGAGCGAGCTGGGTGAAGCAGAGAGGACGTATCCACCCAGTAAAACAATACAACCCAGTAAAACGATAGCACCGGTAATTTGTGGTGTTCTggtgccgctgctgctgctgatctctGCAGGAGTCATCGTTTACTGCCTCAGAAAGAGGATag GTCCAGACGACGCCTCTCCTGTTTATGGGAACGCTGACGTCG TGGAGAATCATCGAGTGCGAGCGTCCGACTCTCCGGCCGACGCTGAGATCCAGCTGGTTTATTCGACCATCTCCCTGACCAACAGCT ctCCACCTCTTCATGTCATAAACTCCACTCAGCAACACGAGGAGCCAG GTGTGCTGTACTCTCCTGTGAGGGAGTGA
- the si:dkey-11p23.7 gene encoding V-set and Ig domain-containing protein, whose product MDVCLVCSTLSLLLSAIGGLGSGDDGWSMNVQPEVRAIEGYPVVLPCTFSHPQHSQHSSLQVLWRLGHGQGASVLYRCNSRPGTPTCEPGPQQDQRYRLEGNPREHDLSLRINGATLQDSGRYYCRVEVQGREHISFEDKMGTRLRVEAPPKILALSVEGSEQSGYRALCRVQGSPLPDVQWLGPDDLLEGSPVGPLAQGTPAHYHTVSQLRDVEPGQQYTCSASNPLGKEQATLYVLHPRPPLSVAGASPPLLLLLSVSVGAKVILLVGVGVWMVQGGALQGVSCWWK is encoded by the exons ATGGACGTCTGTTTGGTCTGCAGCACGTTGAGTCTGCTGTTATCTGCGATCGGAG GCCTCGGCTCTGGAGACGACGGCTGGTCCATGAACGTGCAGCCGGAGGTACGAGCCATCGAGGGTTACCCCGTGGTGCTGCCCTGCACCTTCAGCCACCCGCAGCACTCCCAGCATTCCTCTCTGCAGGTGTTGTGGCGTCTGGGCCACGGTCAGGGCGCCTCCGTCCTGTACCGCTGCAACAGCCGGCCCGGGACCCCCACCTGCGAGCCGGGGCCCCAGCAGGACCAGCGCTACAGGCTCGAGGGCAACCCAAGGGAGCACGACCTGTCGCTGCGCATCAACGGCGCCACCCTGCAGGACAGCGGGCGCTACTACTGCAGGGTGGAGGTGCAGGGACGAGAACACATCAGCTTCGAGGACAAGATGGGAACCAGACTGAGAGTGGAGG ctcctccaaaGATCCTGGCTCTGTCAGTGGAGGGCAGCGAGCAGTCTGGCTACAGAGCTCTGTGCCGGGTGCAGGGCTCCCCGCTGCCGGACGTCCAGTGGCTCGGCCCCGACGACCTGCTGGAGGGTTCACCGGTCGGCCCGCTGGCTCAGGGCACGCCGGCTCACTACCACACCGTCAGCCAGCTGAGGGACGTGGAGCCGGGCCAGCAGTACACCTGCAGCGCCTCCAACCCGCTGGGCAAAGAGCAGGCCACCCTGTACGTCCTGCACCCCCGACCCCCGCTGTCTGTGGCCGGGGCGTCGCctcccctcctgctcctcctgtcgGTGTCTGTGGGGGCAAAGGTCATCCTgctggtgggggtgggggtgtggatGGTGCAGGGAGGAGCTCTGCAGGGAGTCAGCTGCTGGTGGAAGTAA
- the LOC108881844 gene encoding macrophage mannose receptor 1 isoform X2: protein MALLYRPGLLLPLIPEMDFGSCFVVGLIPDTQSFAVIVVHKDFTDGVRVGNLPLESPEWKELTGTEYVSTDVKLLQVKVVIWHTSSTMAVYFKGSKGDAVFGNPAAMLSKTPDFRGCVLVPEVLKIGEVADGWRESLRYCRGENLDLVSMPSAQLGAQISRKVFEAKDDSLQEVWIGMRRSSQTGAWYWLNKAPVNDTNWKEGEPGMVDDGQCAIMSLENEDFGWSDEDCCKAARPVCYSDPILLPL, encoded by the exons ATGGCCCTCCTCTACCGCCCgggtctcctcctccctctaatCCCAGAGATGGACTTTGGCTCCTGCTTCGTGGTCGGCCTTATCCCTGACACGCAGAGCTTTGCTGTGATCGTGGTCCACAAGGATTTCACTGACGGGGTTCGTGTTGGAAATCTTCCTCTGGAGAGTCCTGAGTGGAAGGAGCTGACAGGGACTGAGTATGTCTCCACAGATGTTaagctgctgcaggtgaagGTCGTCATCTGGCACACTTCCTCCACAATGGCCGTCTACTTTAAGGGAAGCAAGGGAGATGCTGTGTTTGGGAACCCAGCCGCCATGCTCAGTAAAACCCCAG ATTTCAGGGGTTGTGTCTTGGTACCAGAGGTCCTAAAAATCGGTGAGGTGGCAGACGGCTGGCGTGAATCTCTGAGGTACTGCAGAGGTGAGAATCTGGACCTGGTCAGCATGCCCAGTGCTCAACTCGGGGCTCAGATCTCCAGAAAGGTGTTCGAGGCCAAGGACGACAGCCTGCAGGAGGTGTGGATCGGCATGCGTCGCAGCTCCCAGACCGGGGCCTGGTACTGGTTGAACAAAGCTCCAGTCAACGACACCAACTGGAAGGAAGGGGAGCCTGGTATGGTGGATGACGGCCAGTGTGCCATCATGAGCTTGGAAAATGAGGACTTTGGGTGGAGTGACGAAGACTGCTGTAAGGCTGCCCGTCCTGTCTGCTACAGCGATCCCATCCTCTTACCTCTGTAG
- the LOC108881844 gene encoding uncharacterized protein LOC108881844 isoform X1: MCPVLLLVLLIAALNSESSANLPQDNSGRNFIAAFPENIAYYHPDLPQNKVQITALHDNTVITIKQHTYDVITDTLMAGQSKEFTPNVGMEIWKQKISNLVLYITSTNNITVHAISLRDNSMQTALLIPADKLSNEYLIPQIPTIKGTTDQVTVEVTERNPFRLIIISGNKATTGNVEGAQGVPFKLEALQIMQIFLNKELELKAVKADQPVAVFFFHPCAIQFNCTCGLLHNMLPPAKGRDAQVPRSPRPGR, from the exons ATGTGTCCTGTGCTGCTCCTGGTCCTGCTGATAGCAGCACTGAACTCAG aaTCCTCTGCCAATCTACCACAAGACAACTCAGGTCGGAATTTCATTGCTGCTTTTCCTGAGAACATCGCCTACTATCATCCTGATCTTCCCCAAAACAAGGTCCAGATCACTGCTTTGCATGATAACACAGTGATCACCATCAAACAGCATACTTATGACGTCATAACAGACACACTGATGGCCGGACAGTCCAAGGAGTTCACTCCTAATGTAGGAATGGAGATCTGGAAGCAAAAGATCTCAAACCTTGTTCTCTATATTACCAGCACAAACAACATCACCGTCCACGCCATCAGCCTCAGAGACAACAGTATGCAGACTGCTCTGCTTATACCTGCTGACAAACTGAGCAATGAGTACCTCATCCCGCAGATACCCACAATCAAAGGAACCACCGACCAGGTCACTGTAGAGGTAACTGAGAGGAACCCATTCAggctcatcatcatcagtgggAACAAAGCAACCACAGGAAATGTTGAAGGTGCACAGGGTGTACCCTTTAAACTTGAAGCGCTGCAAATCATGCAGATCTTCTTAAATAAAGAGCTTGAATTAAAAGCTGTGAAAGCCGACCAGCCGGTGGCCGTCTTCTTTTTTCACCCTTGTGCCATCCAGTTCAACTGTACCTGTGGACTGCTGCACAACATGCTGCCACCCGCCAAAGGAAGAGACGCTCAAGTTCCTCGTTCCCCCCGTCCTGGCCGGTGA